One window from the genome of Micromonospora aurantiaca ATCC 27029 encodes:
- a CDS encoding peptide deformylase, whose translation MTGPEYAGLGGWTPEKLGIPGAVRAVVTAPEPVLSRPGPEVDPTSAEVVRLAADLVATMRVSPGCVGLAAPQVGVSAQVFAVDVTGHPKAVTVHGTFVLCNARVVEASRWKAGREGCMSVPDLTGDVKRASRLVVEGALPGSGEPVRLVTDGFEARALQHEIDHCAGLLFLDRVAGAHAIYQRKVYL comes from the coding sequence GTGACCGGGCCGGAGTACGCGGGCCTGGGCGGCTGGACCCCGGAGAAGCTCGGCATCCCCGGCGCGGTACGGGCGGTGGTCACCGCGCCGGAGCCGGTGCTGAGCCGACCGGGCCCGGAGGTCGACCCGACGTCTGCCGAGGTGGTGCGCCTCGCCGCCGACCTGGTGGCCACCATGCGCGTCTCGCCCGGTTGCGTGGGACTGGCGGCGCCGCAGGTCGGGGTGAGCGCGCAGGTGTTCGCGGTGGACGTGACGGGGCACCCGAAGGCGGTCACCGTGCACGGCACGTTCGTGCTCTGCAACGCGCGCGTGGTGGAGGCGTCCCGGTGGAAGGCCGGCCGGGAGGGCTGCATGTCGGTGCCGGACCTGACCGGCGACGTGAAGCGGGCCAGCCGCCTGGTCGTCGAGGGTGCGCTTCCCGGCAGCGGCGAGCCGGTCCGCCTGGTGACGGACGGCTTCGAGGCGCGGGCGCTCCAGCACGAGATCGACCACTGCGCGGGGCTGCTCTTCCTCGACCGGGTGGCCGGCGCGCACGCGATCTACCAGCGCAAGGTCTACCTCTGA